CTCCTGAAAAATATAAAGTATAAGAACCGTCAGTGGGATCAATTTGATACATTTCATCACCGTTTGCACCGTAAATACCGCAATACAAATATGTTCCGTCCCAAGCAAGTCCGGAAGCTCCGGAAGGAATATCATAACTTGTAACAATACTCCATGCTTTTGAACTTTGTGCTGATGTTTCTTCTGAAAAACATATAACTACAAAGAAAATCAGAATAACAGATAGTTTCTTTTTCATTTTAATATTTTTTATGTTTGAAACTTAAATTTATAAAAAAAAATCAATTTTTCAAAAAAAAAAAGGATTTCCTTAATATTTAATTATTAATTCTAACTATTTTTTTATATATTTGGGATATATTAAATTAATTTTTCAAAATCTGACAAACTGAAAACTGTTGCACAAAAAACTAGAGGAGGTCATTAAATTGTTATAATTATGAGTAATTCTGCTGAAGAAATTAAGCAACATATAATAAATACAATTGCAAGATCAGCTGATAATGCATTTGCCATTGATTGGGAAAAATGGCATATAGGTATAACCATATACCCGAATCAAGAAAAAAAATATCTCGGAAAACCGGTCGGTTGGAAATCTTGGAAAGCAAACTCTCCGAATGAAGCTGTAGAAATTCGAAACTATTTTTTAAATAAATATCCTATAAATCGAAGCAAAGAAGGCAGAAAATATGACTATTTTGTTTTTATATTTAAAAAATAAGTTTCTTTTCTTTTCAATAATTATATAAAAACAATTTAAAATGAGATCAAAAATATTCTCTTTCATATTAATTATTATGGTATTATATTTAATATCATGTGATACCGGAGATGATACTTCAAAACCAATTAATAATGACAGCATTACAGATATAAGCTTCGTACCGCAATGGGCAAAAGAAGCAGTTTGGTATCAAATATTTCCTGAGCGTTTCAGAAACGGAGATACAACGAATGACCCAACAGCTCATGATATTGTGGGAACATATCCGGATGATATTCCAAAAACTTGGACAACAACAGAGTGGGGAACTGACTGGTATAAGCCTGATCCGTGGTTTAATCAATCAACTTTACCTGATAAATGGAACAATCTGCAATTGAGAAGATACGGCGGTGATTTACAGGGTGTTATTGATAAACTTGACTATCTTCAAGAATTAGGTGTTAATGCGATTTATTTTAATCCTTTGAATGATTCTCCGTCATTGCACAAATATGATCCGCGAAATTGGAGGCATATTGACAGAAATTTCGGTCCCGATCCTAAAGCAGATGAACAAATTATTGCATCGGAAGATCCTTTTAAACCTGAAACATGGCAATGGACAAATGCCGATAAACTTTTTTTGAAATTAATTAAAGAATGTAAAAAAAGAAAGATCAGAGTGATTATGGATTATTCATTTAATCATACAGGAATAGATTTTTGGGCATTCAAAGATATACAAGAAAAAGGAGAGAAGTCAAAAGCTGCAGATTGGTTTGAAATTGAAAGTTTTGATGATCCAAGTACACCCGAAAATGAATTTTCATACAAAGGTTGGGCAGGTTGGAGATATATGCCTGAAATGAATAAGGATATTATCGGTGATCCCGGAGAAATGCCTTTTGAAGGCAACTTACACAGCGAGGGTGCAAAAAAACATATTTTCGCTGTTGCCGCTCGTTGGCTTGATCCTAATAAAGACGGTAATCTGTCAGACGGCATTGACGGTTATCGCCTTGATGTAGCCGCAGAAGTACCAATGGGATTTTGGGTTGATTTCAGAAAAGAAGTTCGCAAAATTAATCCGGATGCATATTTAGTAGGGGAGATTTGGTGGAAAAAATGGCCTGAAGAATTAATGTTTCCTCATAATTTCTTAAAAGGTAATATGTTCGATGCTATTATGAATTATCGTTGGTATCGTCCTGCCAGACATTTCTTTGCAGATGCTCCGGATGCAATGAAACCTACTGAATTTGTTGAAATGCTTAAAGATAAAATTGACGGCATTAAAGACGGAAGAAATTCGGCAATGATGAATCTTGTTGCAAGCCACGATGCTCCGAGAGTCTCAACTTCTATATATAATAACGGAGTTTATAAATATCAGGTTAAACCTTATGATAAGCCGGATTATAAAATTGATAAGCCGGATGAACACACAAGGGCAATTCAAAAGATGTTGTTGATCCATCAATTTACATACATAGGAGCTCCTCATATATGGTATGGTGATGAAGTAGGGATGTGGGGAGCAGATGATCCTGATTGCAGGAAACCGATGGTATGGGATGATATTGAGTATGAAGATGAAACACATCATCCTTTTGATAAAAAAAGAAAAACCGATAAAGTAGAGCAAGACAAAGATTTGTTGAATTTTTACAAATCCTTAATAAAATTTCGTAAAGAAAATATTGTTTTTAAATATGACGATATTGAATTCATATTGGAAGATGATGAAAATAATACTTTGGCATATACAAGAACATATAATGATCAAGAGATCATTGTAGTTTTTAATAAGTCAAAAACAGCAAAATTGATCAAAATTAAAGCATTTTACAACGGAACGTATCAGGATGCTTTAAGACCTGTAAACACCTTTGAATCAAAAAATAATAATCTTGAATTTACCTTAGCCGGAGAAACTGCTGTTATTTTAAGAAACCAAAAATGAGCCCACTCCAAAAACCGGTCAGACGGATATATTTGCAAAAATCAAGTAAGTTTAATAACTTATTTTCATTTAATTAACAAATCCGTCAGACCGATTTTCATGCAAGTTTTGACTTTTCGGAGTGGTCTCAAAGTTAAAACATTAACTTTTTTGTATAGGTGATCTCTAAAAATTCAAAGTTCAAAGCCTGTCCCGTTTTTTCGGGGGCTTTCAAATTTTTCAAAGCTCGATTCCCGAACGCTTTCGGGATGAGTGTCCGTCAGTTGACGGATTTGAGTAACGCAGAACTTAGCGAAGCGATCTCATGAGTTTACGAATAAATTTGGATTTTTAGAGGTTACCAACAATGTAAAACTACTCTTCCTCCCTTACCAAAGGGATTTTATAAACATCGCCGTCATTTACGGCAATTGTGTTTTTAAATATTGCTTGAGCTTCATTTAATATTAATTCGTATGATTTGTATCTTGAAGAAAAATGTCCTATAAGTAAAGTTCCTGCTTTGACTTTTTTTGCAATTGTTGCAGCATCAACAGATGTTGAGTGTTTTGTTTGTTCCGCAACTTCTTTTAAATCTTCTGCAAATGTTGCTTCATGATACATAAAATCCACATTTTTGATGTAAGTAA
This genomic stretch from Bacteroidales bacterium harbors:
- a CDS encoding glycoside hydrolase family 13 protein → MRSKIFSFILIIMVLYLISCDTGDDTSKPINNDSITDISFVPQWAKEAVWYQIFPERFRNGDTTNDPTAHDIVGTYPDDIPKTWTTTEWGTDWYKPDPWFNQSTLPDKWNNLQLRRYGGDLQGVIDKLDYLQELGVNAIYFNPLNDSPSLHKYDPRNWRHIDRNFGPDPKADEQIIASEDPFKPETWQWTNADKLFLKLIKECKKRKIRVIMDYSFNHTGIDFWAFKDIQEKGEKSKAADWFEIESFDDPSTPENEFSYKGWAGWRYMPEMNKDIIGDPGEMPFEGNLHSEGAKKHIFAVAARWLDPNKDGNLSDGIDGYRLDVAAEVPMGFWVDFRKEVRKINPDAYLVGEIWWKKWPEELMFPHNFLKGNMFDAIMNYRWYRPARHFFADAPDAMKPTEFVEMLKDKIDGIKDGRNSAMMNLVASHDAPRVSTSIYNNGVYKYQVKPYDKPDYKIDKPDEHTRAIQKMLLIHQFTYIGAPHIWYGDEVGMWGADDPDCRKPMVWDDIEYEDETHHPFDKKRKTDKVEQDKDLLNFYKSLIKFRKENIVFKYDDIEFILEDDENNTLAYTRTYNDQEIIVVFNKSKTAKLIKIKAFYNGTYQDALRPVNTFESKNNNLEFTLAGETAVILRNQK